A DNA window from Aspergillus nidulans FGSC A4 chromosome I contains the following coding sequences:
- a CDS encoding uncharacterized protein (transcript_id=CADANIAT00007600): MDKKVASDASATHEEVPYVVPATKALQADSARRGSTAVNIIQNPLQNVSREQAVYDARVFAQTHGMDEHADVFGRAALVARDPDNFLTIPELSEEERTALQYEKDHKWHGPRMLWYSIGLCAIGAATQGWDQTGSNGANLQFHDEFNIAGEGRDEWIVGLVNSIIFLTAGLIGAFIVDPLNHYLGRRGEIFVTALCLTATPIGSAFTHSWQALFAARFIMGIGIGAKNATVPIFSAEMAPHRIRGALVMFWQLWVVAGIFLGLIANVAVKDTGRIAWRLQLGSAFIPSFILGAGIYFCPESPRWLMKHGRYAEGFRSMCRLRAHPIIGARDYYYSYVIYQEEIKEARGAGYFRRMWDCFSIPRIRRANYGASTVMIAQQMCGINIISFYSSSIFKDAGYTDSEALYASLGYGAVQVLATIPTLFLIDTKGRRTLCLITFPGMCIFLLAAGLSLLVPDSASTSAQLGPVVLFVYLFTIMYSLGEGPVAFQYSAEVFPTVQREQGMAWAVCINNTFAGILSLTFPRMRTVMTPTGAFGFYAGLNLIAWVMIFCFVRETKQLTLEELDQVFSVPTKEFLKHETTVWLPYFIRRHIFRQDIPKPPAIIATADEKRGSSNSVDA, encoded by the exons ATGGACAAAAAGGTGGCCTCTGACGCTTCGGCGACTCACGAGGAGGTGCCATACGTGGTCCCGGCTACGAAAGCTTTGCAAGCTGACTCAGCACGCCGTGGATCGACCGCCGTCAACATCATCCAGAACCCTCTCCAG AATGTTTCCCGAGAGCAGGCTGTCTACGACGCCCGCGTGTTCGCCCAGACCCACGGGATGGACGAGCACGCCGACGTTTTTGGTCGAGCTGCGCTCGTCGCGCGCGATCCAGACAACTTCTTAACCATCCCCGAACTCAGTGAGGAGGAACGGACCGCGCTTCAGTACGAGAAAGACCACAAATGGCACGGGCCCAGGATGCTTTGGTACTCGATTGGTCTGTGTGCCATTGGAGCTGCCACACAGGGCTGGGATCAGACCGGGTCCAACGGGGCCAACCTGCAGTTCCACGATGAGTTCAACATTGCCGGTGAAGGGCGAGATGAATGGATCGTCGGCCTTGTCAACTCGATCATCTTTCTGACTGCTGGACTGAT TGGCGCTTTCATTGTCGACCCCCTCAACCACTACCTTGGTCGTCGCGGAGAGATCTTCGTGACTGCTCTGTGCTTGACGGCCACGCCCATCGGTTCGGCCTTTACACACTCCTGGCAAGCTCTGTTCGCGGCTCGCTTCATCATGGGCATCGGCATTGGTGCGAAGAACGCAACGgtccccatcttctccgctgAAATGGCCCCTCATCGAATCCGTGGTGCTCTCGTCATGTTCTGGCAGCTCTGGGTCGTCGCAG GCATTTTCCTTGGTCTCATCGCCAACGTTGCCGTCAAAGACACTGGCCGGATCGCCTGGCGACTCCAGCTCGGTTCGGCATTCATCCCATCTTTTATTCTCGGTGCCGGTATCTACTTCTGCCCCGAGTCGCCTCGTTGGTTGATGAAGCACGGCCGCTACGCCGAGGGCTTCCGGTCAATGTGCCGCCTGCGAGCCCATCCCATTATCGGCGCCAGAGATTACTACTACTCGTACGTGATCTAccaggaggagatcaaggaggCCCGCGGCGCTGGCTACTTCCGCCGTATGTGGGATTGCTTCTCGATCCCGCGAATCCGACGCGCCAACTACGGTGCTTCCACCGTCATGATCGCCCAGCAGATGTGCGGAATTAACA TTATCTCCTTTTACAGCTCCAGTATCTTCAAAGATGCCGGATACACTGATTCGGAGGCGCTGTACGCGTCTCTCGGTTACGGTGCGGTCCAGGTTCTCGCTACCATCCCGACGCTGTTCCTTATCGACACCAAAGGTCGACGGACCCTATGTTTGATT ACCTTCCCCGGCATGTGCATATTCCTGCTCGCTGCCGGCCTTTCTTTGCTCGTCCCTGACAGCGCTAGCACCTCGGCGCAGCTGGGGCCAGTCGTGCT GTTCGTCTATCTGTTCACCATTATGTACTCGTTAGGCGAGGGACCCGTCGCGTTCCAGTACTCCGCTGAGGTCTTCCCGACCGTCCAGCGTGAGCAGGGCATGGCCTGGGCCGTctgcatcaacaacaccttcG CCGGTATTCTTAGTCTGACCTTCCCACGTATGAGAACCGTTATGACACCAACCGGCGCCT TTGGGTTCTACGCGGGCCTCAACCTGATAGCCTGGGTCATGATATTCTGTTTCGTTCGTGAAACTAAACAGCTCACgctggaagaactggacC AGGTCTTCTCCGTTCCAACAAAGGAATTCCTCAAGCACGAAACAACTGTGTGGCTGCCGTACTTTATCAGGCGCCACATCTTCCGCCAGGATATCCCCAAGCCGCCAGCGATTATCGCGACTGCCGATGAGAAGCGCGGAAGCAGTAACTCGGTTGATGCTTGA